Proteins from a genomic interval of Streptomyces fodineus:
- a CDS encoding aldo/keto reductase, with product MRYTTLGRTGITVSRIALGTMMLGAWGNKDHDDAVRLVHTALDAGVNFVDTADMYSAGESEQIVGRALKGRRDDVVLATKVHFPMGDDPNRRGNSRRWIRRAVEDSLRRLDTDRIDLYQIHRPDPTTDLDETLSVLSDLVREGKVLAIGSSDFPAEQLVESRWIAERRGHVPFHTEQPPYSVFMRGIERGVLPTAERHGVGVLTWSPLASGWLAGRYRKQAPLVLNDFRRDLIAHKFDQTLPGNVRKYEVVEELVKLAEEAGLPLTHLALGFVLAHRAVDSAIIGPRTVEQLTDLLAAADVTLDDAVLDRIDELVPPGTDLNPADADYTPPHLADPALRRRIQG from the coding sequence GTGCGCTACACCACCCTCGGGCGGACGGGCATCACGGTCAGCCGCATCGCTCTGGGCACGATGATGCTCGGAGCATGGGGCAACAAGGACCACGACGACGCCGTACGCCTCGTGCACACCGCGCTGGACGCCGGCGTCAACTTCGTCGACACGGCGGACATGTACTCGGCGGGAGAGTCCGAGCAGATCGTGGGCAGGGCCCTGAAGGGCCGTCGGGACGACGTGGTACTCGCGACCAAGGTGCACTTCCCGATGGGCGACGACCCCAACCGGCGCGGAAACTCCCGCCGTTGGATCCGGCGCGCGGTCGAGGACAGTCTGCGGCGGCTGGACACCGACCGCATCGACCTCTACCAGATCCACCGGCCGGACCCGACGACCGATCTCGACGAGACGCTGTCCGTCCTGTCCGACCTGGTCCGTGAGGGCAAGGTCCTCGCCATCGGCAGTTCCGACTTCCCCGCCGAGCAGCTCGTCGAGTCGCGGTGGATCGCCGAGCGGCGCGGCCATGTGCCCTTCCACACGGAACAGCCGCCGTACTCCGTCTTCATGCGCGGCATCGAGCGGGGCGTGCTGCCGACGGCCGAGCGTCACGGCGTGGGCGTGCTGACCTGGAGCCCGCTGGCCAGCGGCTGGCTGGCCGGGCGGTACCGGAAGCAGGCGCCGCTGGTCCTCAACGACTTCCGCCGCGACCTCATCGCCCACAAGTTCGACCAGACGCTTCCGGGCAACGTGCGCAAGTACGAGGTCGTCGAGGAGCTGGTCAAGCTCGCCGAGGAGGCCGGGCTGCCGCTGACCCATCTCGCGCTGGGCTTCGTCCTCGCGCACCGGGCCGTCGACAGCGCGATCATCGGCCCGCGGACCGTCGAGCAGCTGACCGACCTGCTGGCCGCGGCGGACGTGACCCTGGACGACGCCGTGCTGGACCGGATCGACGAACTGGTGCCGCCGGGCACCGACCTCAACCCGGCGGACGCCGACTACACCCCGCCGCACCTGGCGGACCCGGCGCTGCGCCGGCGGATCCAGGGGTGA
- a CDS encoding cold-shock protein, whose amino-acid sequence MPLGTIALYNDADGVGIITAEDGERRPFSGMETQTTREGQRVLFDVVGEKATNVIAVR is encoded by the coding sequence ATGCCTCTCGGAACGATCGCCCTTTACAACGACGCGGACGGTGTGGGCATCATCACCGCCGAGGACGGCGAACGGCGCCCGTTCTCCGGCATGGAGACGCAGACCACGCGTGAGGGTCAGCGGGTCCTTTTCGATGTCGTCGGCGAGAAGGCGACGAACGTGATCGCCGTTCGGTGA
- a CDS encoding putative quinol monooxygenase, with translation MYTVAVSFTVPAERRAEFVAAALEDGRRSLADEPGTRAFDLIADAEDPDRFYLYEAYDDEAAFEAHCAGEHFARFFAAVSDWAEGPTWLVRGTRVPDPVAG, from the coding sequence ATGTACACCGTTGCCGTGTCCTTCACCGTTCCGGCCGAGCGGCGGGCGGAGTTCGTCGCCGCCGCGCTGGAGGACGGCCGCCGCTCGCTCGCCGACGAACCGGGCACCCGGGCGTTCGACCTGATCGCGGACGCCGAGGACCCGGACCGCTTCTACCTGTACGAGGCCTACGACGACGAGGCGGCCTTCGAGGCACACTGCGCCGGCGAGCACTTCGCCCGGTTCTTCGCGGCCGTGAGCGACTGGGCCGAGGGTCCGACGTGGCTGGTGCGCGGCACTCGTGTGCCGGACCCCGTGGCCGGCTGA
- a CDS encoding 3-oxoacyl-ACP synthase III family protein, translating to MTRIGIVATGSYLPTSVVTNEEIARGAGVTDEWIVRKTGIRERRRADDRDATSDLAARAARAALEQAGVDAEDVAYIVLATSTPDHPQPATASIVQHLIGADNAAAFDINAVCSGFVYALAVAERLLRTAGDGRYALVVGADIYSRILDYSDRKTAILFGDGAGAVLLGAVPDHSGIRDTLLLTRGDQYRLISVPAGGSRMPADERTLKEGAHFFRMDGRGVRSFVQEHLPGALHELLARAGVRREDVAHFVPHQANGVMLGEVWPAIGLPAATMHLALERFGNTGSASVPVTLDLAHRQGAFADGDTVLMAGFGGGMTVGAVLAHWGPTAHARRAEPALAAAR from the coding sequence ATGACACGCATCGGAATCGTGGCGACCGGCTCGTACCTGCCCACGTCGGTCGTCACCAATGAGGAGATCGCCCGCGGGGCGGGTGTGACGGACGAGTGGATCGTGCGCAAGACCGGCATACGCGAGCGGCGCCGGGCCGACGACCGGGACGCCACCTCGGACCTGGCGGCACGCGCCGCACGGGCCGCGCTGGAACAGGCCGGGGTCGATGCCGAGGACGTGGCGTACATCGTGCTCGCCACGTCCACGCCGGACCACCCGCAGCCGGCGACCGCGAGCATCGTCCAGCATCTGATCGGCGCGGACAACGCCGCCGCGTTCGACATCAACGCGGTGTGCAGCGGTTTCGTGTACGCCCTCGCGGTCGCCGAGCGGCTGCTGCGCACGGCCGGTGACGGCCGTTACGCACTGGTCGTCGGCGCCGACATCTACTCGCGGATCCTGGACTACTCCGACCGCAAGACCGCCATCCTCTTCGGCGACGGCGCCGGAGCCGTCCTGCTGGGCGCGGTGCCGGACCACTCCGGGATCCGCGACACCCTGCTGCTCACCCGTGGTGACCAGTACCGGCTGATCAGCGTGCCGGCCGGGGGCAGCCGGATGCCGGCCGACGAGCGCACCCTGAAGGAGGGCGCGCACTTCTTCCGGATGGACGGCCGCGGTGTCCGGTCGTTCGTGCAGGAGCATCTGCCCGGTGCGCTGCACGAACTGCTGGCCCGTGCCGGGGTGCGGCGCGAGGACGTGGCGCACTTCGTGCCGCACCAGGCCAACGGCGTGATGCTGGGGGAGGTGTGGCCGGCGATCGGGTTGCCGGCGGCGACCATGCATCTGGCGCTGGAACGGTTCGGCAACACCGGTTCGGCCTCCGTGCCCGTGACGCTCGACCTCGCGCACCGGCAGGGCGCCTTCGCTGACGGCGACACGGTGCTCATGGCCGGCTTCGGCGGCGGGATGACCGTGGGCGCGGTGCTCGCCCACTGGGGACCCACCGCCCATGCCCGCCGGGCCGAGCCCGCACTGGCGGCCGCACGATGA
- a CDS encoding helix-turn-helix domain-containing protein translates to MGSDLGNFLRTRRAALSPGDMGLAAGPVRRRVRGLRREELALLAGISVDYYVRLEQGRTRNVSDAVIDSVADALRLDPDERSYLRHLVRPPRRNSGRAAAQRVRPGLWRLMEQLRDAPAVVLGRRLDVLAWNGAAAAVLDDFAARPAEERNFARLVFAPDDDGGGRPRFDDATAEEVVSALRVSAARHPDDPGLTALIDELDRDSGRFHRLWSSGTVRRRPHGPRTVHHPVRGTLTMRLETLTLPDDPDQTLLTYMNEPATEGA, encoded by the coding sequence ATGGGATCCGACCTGGGAAACTTTCTCCGCACCCGGCGAGCCGCGCTCAGCCCGGGTGACATGGGCCTGGCCGCGGGGCCGGTCCGGCGCCGGGTGCGGGGGCTGCGCCGCGAGGAGCTGGCCCTGCTGGCGGGCATCAGCGTCGACTACTACGTCCGGCTGGAGCAGGGCCGTACCCGTAATGTGTCGGACGCCGTGATCGACTCGGTCGCCGACGCGCTCCGCCTGGACCCCGACGAACGGTCCTATTTACGGCACCTGGTGCGCCCGCCGCGCCGCAACTCCGGCCGGGCCGCGGCGCAACGGGTCCGCCCCGGGCTGTGGCGGCTGATGGAGCAGCTGCGGGACGCGCCGGCCGTCGTCCTGGGCCGCCGCCTGGACGTTCTGGCCTGGAACGGGGCCGCGGCCGCCGTTCTGGACGACTTCGCGGCCCGCCCGGCCGAGGAACGCAACTTCGCCCGGCTCGTGTTCGCACCGGACGACGACGGCGGCGGCCGTCCCCGCTTCGACGACGCCACGGCCGAGGAGGTGGTCAGCGCGCTGCGGGTGTCGGCGGCACGGCACCCCGACGACCCGGGCCTCACCGCCCTCATCGACGAACTCGACCGGGACAGCGGCCGGTTCCACCGGCTCTGGTCGAGCGGCACGGTCCGCCGCAGGCCGCACGGACCACGGACCGTGCACCATCCCGTACGCGGGACGCTCACCATGCGCCTGGAGACACTGACCCTGCCGGACGACCCCGACCAGACGCTGCTCACCTACATGAACGAGCCCGCGACGGAAGGAGCCTGA
- a CDS encoding HAD family hydrolase — MATTGTARTAVFCDVDETLIRVKSMFRFLEFHLRSRGEPESTYRRLAGELQAAALRGAPRSEVNRRYYGFYRGESARRLAESGRRWYLAEWRDDPDGLFVPQVEEELRRLHKEGQLLVLVSGSFFACLEPVAEDVGADHVLATRPVIRRGELTGEVLVPMIGAAKGRAVRVAGAVAGVDLTRSSAYGDHISDVPMLQAVGRPVVVGDDVELAVHARRNGWARLLTGAPR, encoded by the coding sequence GTGGCCACGACCGGGACGGCCAGGACGGCCGTGTTCTGCGACGTGGACGAGACGCTCATCCGCGTCAAGAGCATGTTCCGCTTCCTCGAATTCCATCTGCGCTCGCGCGGCGAGCCGGAGAGCACGTACCGGAGGCTGGCGGGCGAGCTGCAGGCCGCGGCCCTGCGGGGGGCGCCGCGCAGCGAGGTCAACCGCCGCTACTACGGCTTCTACCGAGGGGAGAGCGCCCGCCGGCTCGCCGAGTCGGGACGGCGCTGGTACCTCGCCGAATGGCGGGACGACCCCGACGGGCTGTTCGTGCCGCAGGTGGAGGAGGAACTCAGGCGACTGCACAAGGAGGGACAGCTGCTCGTGCTGGTCTCCGGGTCCTTCTTCGCCTGTCTCGAACCGGTCGCCGAGGACGTCGGCGCGGACCATGTGCTGGCCACCCGCCCGGTGATCCGGCGCGGGGAGCTCACCGGCGAGGTGTTGGTGCCGATGATCGGCGCCGCCAAGGGCCGCGCCGTGCGCGTCGCGGGCGCCGTGGCGGGCGTGGATCTGACGCGCAGCTCCGCGTACGGCGATCACATCAGCGACGTGCCCATGCTGCAGGCCGTCGGCCGCCCGGTCGTCGTCGGCGACGACGTCGAACTGGCCGTCCACGCGCGCAGGAACGGCTGGGCGCGGCTGCTCACGGGCGCGCCGCGGTGA
- a CDS encoding ScbA/BarX family gamma-butyrolactone biosynthesis protein translates to MTTAPDIATQGIPPLDYTRTVDRSLVHRDALGEVFLTDLRPVDDERYAAGAQLPRSHAYYGDHLLRPAGYDPLLILETCRQAALAGAHRFFGVPADNKFILTHLGLRLDHPATLVVGASPLSLAMEVRITSRKEREGRVTGLDYVLALTTADGRAVGEAAVGLRFKTPTGYITLRLNNRDGLALPSSATYPVGTPGTPVPPHLVGRANPDNVVLVDAAVTDSVAQALLRIPAHHASLFDHPQDHLPGMVIAEGARQLAMLAAQDVQGIATAKTFVTDLDVRFTRFGELEDETVLTAWVDDLAEPVPTAGSVTLYTLAGALPAEREPATAGPAHTVRVEATQKGEPLCVFSFTLSRMPS, encoded by the coding sequence ATGACGACTGCTCCCGACATAGCGACGCAGGGCATACCGCCCCTGGACTACACCCGCACCGTGGACCGCTCGCTGGTCCACCGGGACGCCCTGGGCGAGGTGTTCCTGACCGACCTGCGGCCCGTCGACGACGAGCGCTACGCGGCAGGCGCCCAGCTGCCGCGTTCCCACGCCTACTACGGCGACCACCTGCTGCGCCCCGCCGGCTACGACCCGCTGCTCATCCTGGAGACATGCCGCCAGGCCGCGCTCGCCGGCGCCCACCGGTTCTTCGGGGTGCCCGCCGACAACAAGTTCATCCTCACGCACCTGGGCCTGCGGCTGGACCACCCGGCCACGCTCGTCGTGGGGGCCTCCCCGCTCTCTCTGGCGATGGAGGTGCGGATCACCAGCCGCAAGGAACGCGAAGGACGGGTCACCGGGCTCGACTACGTGCTCGCGCTGACCACCGCCGACGGCCGTGCCGTGGGCGAGGCCGCCGTCGGGCTGCGTTTCAAGACCCCCACCGGATACATCACCCTGCGGCTCAACAACCGTGACGGACTGGCACTGCCGTCCTCCGCGACGTACCCCGTCGGTACACCCGGGACACCGGTGCCGCCGCACCTGGTCGGCCGCGCCAATCCGGACAACGTCGTCCTCGTGGACGCGGCGGTCACCGACAGCGTGGCCCAGGCGCTGCTGCGCATCCCCGCACACCACGCCAGTCTGTTCGACCACCCGCAGGACCATCTGCCCGGCATGGTCATCGCCGAGGGTGCCCGCCAGCTGGCCATGCTCGCCGCCCAGGACGTCCAGGGCATCGCCACGGCGAAGACGTTCGTCACCGATCTGGACGTGCGGTTCACCCGCTTCGGCGAGCTGGAGGACGAAACCGTGCTCACGGCCTGGGTCGACGACCTCGCCGAGCCGGTGCCGACCGCCGGCTCGGTGACCCTCTACACCCTGGCCGGCGCACTGCCGGCCGAACGGGAACCGGCCACGGCGGGCCCCGCGCACACCGTGCGGGTCGAGGCCACCCAGAAGGGCGAGCCGCTGTGCGTCTTCTCCTTCACGCTCAGCCGGATGCCGTCGTGA
- a CDS encoding MarR family winged helix-turn-helix transcriptional regulator — protein MGTAEERIGHRIKRVEQEVTAAKHAALRPFKINVPQYNVLLALSLEPGLSGAALARRGMVTPQTMSSVLSTLEGRGLVERRPHPIHSHILEARLTRSGGALLRRADAAVAQVESLLDDCFTPEEARILFAQLDRCSEKLSGWKPDSAKK, from the coding sequence ATGGGGACGGCAGAAGAGCGTATCGGGCACCGCATCAAGCGCGTGGAGCAGGAAGTGACCGCCGCCAAGCATGCGGCCCTGCGTCCCTTCAAGATCAATGTGCCGCAGTACAACGTACTGCTGGCCCTGTCGCTGGAGCCGGGTCTGTCCGGTGCGGCGCTGGCCAGGCGCGGCATGGTCACACCGCAGACCATGTCGTCGGTGCTGTCGACCCTGGAAGGGCGCGGCCTGGTGGAGCGGCGGCCGCATCCCATCCACAGCCACATCCTCGAGGCGCGCCTGACGCGCAGCGGGGGCGCGCTGCTGCGGCGGGCCGACGCCGCGGTCGCCCAGGTGGAGTCGCTCCTGGACGACTGCTTCACGCCGGAGGAGGCCCGGATCCTCTTCGCCCAACTGGACCGCTGTTCCGAGAAGTTGTCGGGGTGGAAGCCGGACAGCGCCAAGAAGTGA
- a CDS encoding gluconolaconase: MSSTSVKNPVGRAYLGDVFMRHPLTTRNQEELDIAAKADAILNRRPNALKRVPEGGGDPISPIGFSLNQVRYGGFPQEEQTAYQRRWRAYMNLGVPLIEEQSDIEQPPPDMFSKQTYVNGTDPVEVTATDTVEFSVSNTISWSLQGQVQLTFGAKSSVSLQQQLQKSVAVNQSQKTTLKNSKDNQGVDNESQAQTTSTTTATGSATGTGELSAQLMLGVTASVSGSLTTSWKHTSAISVKVSSRVDVLATTRRQIRRFDYEFPVTFGGWVALYYPRPVAVRWNPPQAKDPQYSQVLAWPLGEFADSADNFDMADEGKRFMQKGTAEVVAVRVGEHRVFQPEEIDYTNQKKPL, from the coding sequence ATGTCCAGCACCAGCGTGAAGAATCCTGTGGGCCGCGCCTATCTCGGCGATGTTTTCATGCGCCACCCACTGACGACACGAAACCAGGAGGAGCTCGACATCGCCGCCAAGGCCGATGCCATCCTGAATCGCCGGCCGAACGCGCTGAAGAGGGTTCCGGAGGGAGGGGGAGATCCGATCAGCCCCATCGGTTTCTCGCTCAACCAGGTGCGCTACGGCGGATTTCCGCAGGAGGAGCAGACGGCGTACCAGCGCCGATGGCGGGCCTACATGAACCTGGGCGTGCCCCTCATCGAAGAGCAGAGCGACATCGAACAGCCTCCCCCCGACATGTTCTCCAAGCAGACGTACGTCAACGGAACCGACCCGGTCGAAGTCACCGCGACCGACACCGTCGAGTTCTCGGTCTCGAACACGATCAGCTGGTCGCTCCAAGGGCAGGTGCAGCTCACCTTCGGGGCGAAGTCGTCCGTATCGTTGCAGCAGCAGCTGCAGAAGAGCGTGGCGGTGAACCAGTCCCAGAAGACCACGCTGAAGAACAGCAAGGACAATCAGGGCGTCGACAACGAGTCCCAGGCGCAGACGACAAGTACGACGACGGCCACGGGTTCCGCCACGGGCACCGGGGAATTGTCGGCACAGCTGATGCTCGGGGTCACCGCTTCCGTCAGCGGTTCGCTGACCACCTCCTGGAAACACACGTCGGCGATCAGTGTGAAAGTCAGCAGCCGGGTGGACGTGCTGGCCACGACGCGACGTCAGATCAGGAGGTTCGACTACGAATTCCCGGTCACCTTCGGCGGGTGGGTCGCCCTGTACTACCCGCGGCCGGTAGCGGTCCGGTGGAATCCGCCGCAAGCCAAGGATCCGCAATACTCCCAGGTCCTCGCATGGCCACTGGGTGAGTTCGCCGACAGCGCCGACAATTTCGACATGGCCGACGAGGGAAAGAGGTTCATGCAGAAAGGGACGGCCGAAGTCGTCGCTGTCCGCGTGGGCGAGCACCGGGTCTTCCAGCCCGAAGAAATCGACTACACGAACCAGAAGAAGCCCCTCTAG